In Reichenbachiella agarivorans, one genomic interval encodes:
- a CDS encoding class I SAM-dependent methyltransferase, which produces MTIQQLNKELGNIDLYLLDQILKGNIDTNAKILDAGCGEGRNLIYFLNNHYEVHGIDQNPDAIRMLQFILGANYPQINKGNFHIGTIDQIPYPNETFDWIISSAVLHFAQNQEDFWAGIKEMTRVLKTNGVLFVRMTSDIGLDEMPETENGKYNLPDGSYRFLITEELISQLLTDFAFTPIEPIKSVVVDKMRSMTTLVLRKNQIQA; this is translated from the coding sequence ATGACAATCCAGCAACTCAACAAAGAACTCGGCAACATAGATTTATATCTATTGGATCAAATACTAAAGGGTAATATAGATACTAATGCCAAAATTTTGGATGCCGGTTGTGGTGAGGGTCGAAATCTCATCTACTTTCTCAACAACCACTATGAAGTACACGGGATAGACCAAAATCCAGACGCCATCCGTATGCTTCAATTTATCCTTGGAGCCAACTATCCACAGATCAACAAAGGCAACTTCCACATCGGCACGATTGATCAAATCCCCTATCCTAACGAAACATTTGACTGGATTATTAGCAGTGCTGTGTTGCATTTTGCACAGAATCAAGAAGATTTTTGGGCAGGAATCAAAGAAATGACCCGTGTACTAAAAACCAACGGGGTGCTGTTCGTCCGAATGACCTCTGACATAGGTCTGGATGAAATGCCCGAAACGGAAAACGGAAAGTACAATTTGCCAGACGGGAGTTATCGATTCTTGATCACCGAGGAACTGATTTCTCAGTTACTAACAGATTTTGCTTTTACTCCCATAGAACCTATCAAAAGTGTCGTGGTGGACAAAATGCGTAGCATGACCACCTTAGTTTTGAGAAAAAACCAAATCCAAGCGTAA